CAGCAAGACTTTCGGTTTCAACTTCAACTGGTTTACCAGGTTGTAACTCTTTTGCTTTGGCAATCGCGTTTTCAATACCGCCACAGGCCATGATGTGGTTTTCTTTAATCAGGTAAGCATCGAATAGGCCGATACGGTGGTTTTTACCGCCACCACAAGTCACTGCGTATTTTTGGGCGAAGCGTAGACCTGGGATTGTTTTACGCGTGTCTAATAACTGACATTTAGTACCTGCAAGTTGATCAACGTATTCTTTGGTTAATGTGGCAACGCCAGATAATGTTTGTACAAAGTTGAGTGCATTACGCTCACCCGTTAATAATGTACGGGCAGGGCCTTCTAGCGTAAATAGTGTTTGATCTGCAGCGACTAGGTCACCATCAGCAACAAACCAAGTCACTGTTACAGTGTCACCGAGCTGGTGGAAAACTTCATCAACCCAGGCTTTACCACAAAATACCGCTTGTTCACGGCTGATCACTTTGGCTTTAGCTTGTGTTTCTGCTGCGATTAAGTTTGCCGTGATATCACCTTCTGCCACACTTTGACCACCAAGGTCTTCTGCTAATGCAGTGCTTACTGCGCGGCGTATTTCTTGTTGTAACATAATAATTCCTAGGTCGATTAAAAACTAATACTCACTTAAGGTGAGGGTTTTGCCTTGCTGGACTAATTTAACTTGTTTTAATGCATTCATACCAAGCAGAATAGTATCACCTTGCATGTAGGGATTAATATTCGCACTGAGGTCGTAGAGCGTCAGTTCACCCACAGATAAGCTGTCGAGGCGTGTCGAAAATACTTCAATCACGCCATTGGCGGTATTCACCGATTGGCTATAACCTGCGGTAAGACCGATCTGTTTCGCGATTGTTGCTGGTATCGAAACCTGCGTGGCACCCGTATCGAGTAAAAATTTTACCTGATAACCATTTATATAACCATTAGTAACATAGTGGCCAGCACGATTTTGTTGCAGCATGACGACTGCATTGCCATTTTGTTGATAGCTTTCTGGTCGGGTATTGGGATTTTCTTGCTTGGCCAAATAATCATTAAAGAATAGAGACATAATAATTAACCCACTGATCCAGGCGATGTAAGTCATGGCTTTGGCGATTTTTTGATTTCCATCCATTGTCTCTCTCCGTTACGAGTGCGTTAATTTATTCGTTTTGTATTTTACGGACTCTGCTATGTTATTGCTAACGATA
This Moritella sp. 5 DNA region includes the following protein-coding sequences:
- the nadC gene encoding carboxylating nicotinate-nucleotide diphosphorylase codes for the protein MLQQEIRRAVSTALAEDLGGQSVAEGDITANLIAAETQAKAKVISREQAVFCGKAWVDEVFHQLGDTVTVTWFVADGDLVAADQTLFTLEGPARTLLTGERNALNFVQTLSGVATLTKEYVDQLAGTKCQLLDTRKTIPGLRFAQKYAVTCGGGKNHRIGLFDAYLIKENHIMACGGIENAIAKAKELQPGKPVEVETESLAELQQALDAGADIVMIDNFDIPMMRAAVELNQGKAKLEVSGNVTIKTLASFAATGVDFISVGALTKHVQATDLSMRFIK
- a CDS encoding TIGR02281 family clan AA aspartic protease; protein product: MDGNQKIAKAMTYIAWISGLIIMSLFFNDYLAKQENPNTRPESYQQNGNAVVMLQQNRAGHYVTNGYINGYQVKFLLDTGATQVSIPATIAKQIGLTAGYSQSVNTANGVIEVFSTRLDSLSVGELTLYDLSANINPYMQGDTILLGMNALKQVKLVQQGKTLTLSEY